Proteins encoded by one window of Canis lupus dingo isolate Sandy chromosome 10, ASM325472v2, whole genome shotgun sequence:
- the LOC112677792 gene encoding LOW QUALITY PROTEIN: rap1 GTPase-GDP dissociation stimulator 1-like (The sequence of the model RefSeq protein was modified relative to this genomic sequence to represent the inferred CDS: inserted 1 base in 1 codon; deleted 1 base in 1 codon) has protein sequence MADTLSDTLKKLKITAVDRTEDSLEGCLDCLLQALAQNNMETSEKIQGSGILQLFVSLLIPQSSCTAKVANVIAEVAKNECMCIPCMDTGLTSPLVQLLNSKDQEVLLQMGRALGSICYDSHEGRSAVDQAGGAQIVIDHLRSLCSITDPTNEKLLTVFCGMLMNYSNEKDSLQAQLINMGVIPTAVKLLGIHCQNAAHTEMCLVAFGNLAELESSKEQFASMNVAEELVKLFKKQIEHDKKEIILEVLSLLAENDAIKLHLVEAGLVECLLQIVQQKVDSDKGHDIAELKTASDLMVFLLLGFESMQKLFEEGKGNVFQRVLSWIPLNNHQLQLAGALAIANFARNGGNCIHMVDNGIVEKLMDLLDRHVEDGNVTVQHAALMXLRNLAIPVVKKAKMLSAGVTEAVLKFLKSEMPPIQFKLLGTLRMLIDAQAEAAEQLGKNVKLVERLVEWCKAKDHAGVMGESNRLLSALIHHNKSKDVIKTIVQSGGTKHPVTMATSEHVVMQNEALVALALIAALELSTAEKDLESAKLVQNSHRLLEDERSAPEIKYNSTVLICALMGSESLQKEVQDLAFLEVVSKHRSHAVRDEEGHYIEDLFQT, from the exons ATGGCAGATACTCTCAGTGATACCTTGAAGAAGTTGAAGATAACAGCTGTTGACAGAACCGAAGATAGTTTAGAAGGATGCTTGGATTGTCTGCTTCAAGCCCTGGCTCAAAATAATATGGAAACGagtgaa aaaatccaaggaaGTGGAATACTTCAGCTGTTTGTAAGTCTGTTGATTCCACAGTCTTCCTGCACAGCCAAAGTAGCTAATGTCATAGCAGAAGTAGCCAAAAATGAATGTATGTGTATTCCATGTATGGATACTGGATTGACTTCACCATTGGTGCAGCTGCTAAATAGCAAAGACCAGGAAGTGCTACTTCAAATGGGCAGGGCTCTGGGAAGCATATGTTACGATAGCCATGAGGGCAGAAGTGCAGTTGATCAAGCAGGTGGTGCACAGATTGTAATTGACCATTTAAGGTCACTATGCAGTATAACAGATCCCACCAATGAAAAGCTCTTGACTGTCTTTTGTGGTATGCTGATGAACTACAGCAATGAGAAAGATTCCCTTCAAGCTCAGCTTATCAATATGGGTGTTATACCTACCGCAGTGAAATTACTGGGCATCCATTGCCAAAATGCAGCTCATACAGAAATGTGTCTTGTTGCATTTGGTAACTTAGCAGAACTTGAGTCAAGTAAAGAACAGTTTGCCAGTATGAACGTTGCTGAAGAGCTAGTAAAactctttaagaaacaaatagaacatgataaaaaggaaattattttggaaGTTCTTTCTCTACTGGCAGAAAATGATGCTATTAAACTACATCTGGTTGAAGCAGGCCTGGTAGAGTGTCTACTACAGATTGTTCAGCAGAAAGTGGATAGTGACAAAGGGCATGATATTGCTGAGCTCAAAACCGCTTCAGATCTAATGGTTTTTCTACTTCTTGGATTTGAATCCATGCAGAAAttatttgaagaaggaaaaggtaATGTGTTTCAAAGGGTGCTGTCCTGGATTCCATTAAATAACCACCAGCTACAGCTTGCTGGAGCATTGGCAATTGCAAATTTTGCCAGAAACGGTGGAAACTGTATCCACATGGTAGACAATGGAATTGTAGAAAAACTTATGGATTTACTGGACAGACATGTAGAAGATGGGAATGTAACTGTACAGCATGCAGCATTAA ACCTCAGAAATCTCGCCATTCCAGTtgtaaaaaaagcaaagatgttATCAGCTGGAGTCACAGAGGCAGTTTTGAAATTCCTTAAGTCTGAAATGCCTCCAATTCAGTTCAAACTTTTGGGAACCTTAAGAATGTTAATAGATGCACAAGCAGAAGCTGCTGAACAACTGGGAAAGAATGTTAAATTAGTGGAGCGTTTGGTAGAATGGTGCAAAGCCAAAGATCATGCTGGTGTGATGGGGGAGTCCAACAGACTGCTGTCTGCCCTCATTCATCACAATAAATCAAAAGATGTAATTAAAACCATTGTACAGAGTGGTGGCACCAAGCATCCTGTTACCATGGCAACTAGTGAACATGTAGTAATGCAGAATGAAGCCCTTGTTGCTTTGGCACTAATAGCAGCTTTAGAGTTGAGCACTGCTGAGAAAGATCTAGAAAGTGCTAAACTTGTACAGAATTCACACAGACTGCTGGAAGATGAAAGAAGTGCTCCGGAAATCAAATATAATTCCACGGTCCTTATTTGTGCTCTCATGGGATCTGAATCTCTACAAAAGGAAGTACAGGATTTGGCCTTTCTAGAGGTTGTATCTAAACATCGCAGTCAtgcagtgagagatgaagagggacactatatc